TATTAGCAACATCAAGTATCCAAAACCCCAACACAAACGCCACGATCGCTCTCGGCTTAATCCTCCCTTCTCCATCCCCACACGCCCACCCTATATCCGCCGCGTGTCCTATCACCAAAACCGACACCGCGATCGCCGCGGCCCCAGCGACTATAAACGGTCTCCGCCGTCCGTACTTGCTCTTACACCTGTCGCTGCTGTGTCCGACGAGCGGCTGCACGAATAAACCGGAGAGCGGGCCGCAGAGCCAGATCACGCTCGCCCAGGCGTGCGGGATCCCCAGCTCTTGGACGTAAGGTGTGAGGAGAGAGAGCTGGAGCGCCCACCCGAACTGTATCCCGCACGCCACGGAGGCGACGCGGAGGAGCACGCGCTTCGAGGCTTTTGATCGAGGGGGTTGACGGTTGCGTGAGGGCGGTGGTCGGTGGTGGCGGTCTTGATCGGAAGTAGACATCTCTTCACTCTCTCTGTGTCTTCACCGATTGTCTATGAGAGTGCACAGCACACTTGTAGGTGGCAGTGGTGGTTTTGAGAATCTACTTTTGGAAAGTTTAGGGTCGAATTTTTAATTAGTTGGTTTTAGTGGGGCGAATTTGTAATTAATGAAAAGTTATGTTCGGGCACGGAGATAAGAGGGGTTTTGTGTTCTGTAATGAGGGATAATAAAAGACGGTTTTTTAGATTGGAATCATTTGGTGGGGGAAAAAGTAAAGAGGCAATCGTCACATTCCCTTGGATCGTGGGATAAGAACGGTGCACTATACGTTTGCACAAGAGCGACGTCAagtatttaatatttgtgaaTTTGTGAGAATAAATCTTTGATACGCTAAGCAGAACTAATTAATAATACTTCAGAAATATTCGCAagaggattttttttaataaaaaattataatagttaTGGTCAGGATGTTATTTTAATATGAAGTAGTTTAGAATACTTTCTATTGTAAATTCAATTTTATAGGTCATGAGAATGACAAATTCCAAATTATATACATTTTAGATAAGATGATATCGACAAATGATCTCTTCCCTTCAACCCAAAGTTTTATAAATTGGACACTGGTTGTATAATAAACATTAATATCTGAAAATCCTACCTGTATACACCTGTATTAACCTAATATTCTAACAAAATGGCTTGTGGATTTACAATGGAATGCGAATCCAAAAGGATATTGAGTTGAAGgattattgaaaatttgaaaacaatgaAAAAGATGATGATGTTATTGGTCTGTAAATCAAGGTGCAATTAGTATGAGCCGTATACGTCCATGATTGATCCCATTACGTTACGGCTTAAACGTAAAACACGAGGGTGCGAAGATCTAAACCAATCCCACTCTAAAGTAAGGACACGAGGGTGCGAAGATCTAAACCAATCCCACTCTAAAGTAAGGACACGAGGGTGCCAAGATCTAACTAATCTCACTCTAAagtagcattttttttttttaacactttatTTTATTGATCTGATTTATAACATGTTACACCATAGAAGAATGACAAAATGACAGAGAATTTCCACACCAAAAGCTAGCAATGACAATCACAAATGCCCCATTAGCTATACCTATACCAAACTGGTCTTGTTTCAAATAAATAGATTAGGTGTTCCCGTTCCCACAATAGCAGACGGACTTCTAATACCTTTAGCGAAAACATGACAATCATTCTCATCATCTAGATaggtcttcttcttcattgcaTTTATCAAACTTGTCCAAAATTAGCTTCAGCCAAGCTACCATACAAGCTCGAATTACAAAGTAAAAATCAGATGGATAGCCTGGACTGATGATTCAGATCCACTATCACCACCGCAGAATCACAGACTCAATGAAACAATGGAAACCATAACCAATcccaaaataaaattagatCCAACTCGTCAAACGAGAAAGAAGGACGAAAGCACTACAATACCAATTATTATAGAAAACTAAACTGCTTTAAAGAAAAGCATCGTGTAGCAATAATTTATCATGAGGACGAGACCCAAAACGTAACCTAAAGCCTGTGAACATGAGTAACCTGTTGCTAAAAGAAAAACGCTTCAACACCACTCCTATGAAGAGACCAACACAACCAAACAAGGCAATACAAATCAAAAACGAACAAGACCAGCGCCTTAGATCCGCTTTGAATTCTTGCACGATGTCGCACAATAATTGTAGATGAAACCACACCACAAGACACCGAGATCtgagaaggaaaaacaaaagaaacaatctTTTTATCTTTACATATTAGCTTTACGTGACTATCatactttttatatttacttactttacaTAGGCACTAACTAAATAGGGTAGGTCGGGTTGGAAAAAAAATGCTGGAATTTAGTTAAATTGTTTCAGTTTTGGGAGCTCTTGCTTTttacaaaatcaagttttattGCAGTTAATTATTTAGTGCCCCTAGTTTCCTTTTTAGGACAAACGATGGGTCGCATGCAATTGAGACCCAATAACATGTGAGCAAAACTGTGGATCGCTTTTCCGATGAGCCTAATTAATTATGATTTGGATCACAAATCAAAAAGAGCTTCGCAGCTAAACTATTCAGCTAATCAAAACTGGTACCAGCCCAAGTTCAGAACGACGGTAGCATACATTTTAGGCCCAATAAGATGTCAACAAAGCTCTAGTGGGTTATGTATGTGCCTAAATAATCCAGACAAGGAATACAAAACCACTATAAGAAGGCCCTCTTCTATTCTTACAAATGATCCAAAGAACCGCCTTTGACAGTTTTCTAAcataaagaaacaaaatgaatttgtgttacaaaaaaaaaaaaacaaaatgaattttaaatgtGTTGAGATAGAGAGAGCCGCGAAGTAACGCGGTGAGTGACGAAAACGTGGCCCCGCGTAAGGAACGAGTCGAGAAGAATCTGCGTCCGTGCGTCGCGTAACCAACATGTGCAAGTACTGACATCCAAACGTTTTCAGTTTTTCACCTTTTTTCGCAAAAGGCGTATTTCACTTCTTTGTTGACGTCACGTTTTTTTACaatctttttacttttttatcaAGTGTATTCATGTAAACTTGTACTTTCACTGACATCTTTGAAAGCACTAATATCACTGAATCACCATCATCACTGGACTAACTTTAAATGGTATGCATAAAAGAGCGACCTACATGTTGAACATATGCACATTAAAAGTATACTTgactatagttttttttgtgcatGGCTTGTTAATTGTACTAGTCATGATTTTAACTGCGTGAGAAACATAAAAAAGATTTGATACCATCTTTTCTTTCTTAGAATATTCTTTGGTTGCACGACAACCAACGTTGATGGAGTGAAAGATCTGCTTGAAAAAAGTGCAAGACAAGAAAGACAActataaaactaaattaaatgtAGACTTAGTAAAGAAGAAAAGATGGCACGAGGCTGATGAACCGttgttcttttccttttcttgtgtAACCAAAAAATCCGAACAATAAACCAAATgagaaatcatataaaaatatgaaactttaaACATTTAGTAATTGGTGGTACAGTCAAAAGACTGTGTCTCTTTGCTTACATATGTCGTCTTCCCTACATGACCGTGCCCTCTTATTCTAGCAACATGTGTCGGTTTCTCTTTCAGATTCACTTTTAAGGTCAATAACACAAAATTATGATGCAACTCTGACGTAAATTCCAGATAGGAGGATCCAAGAAGAGATAATTCAAACTGGAGCTAGTAACAGTCGTTAATGGAACATTAAGTTTATAAAATGATAGCTAGACAAATGTATAAGAGTTGATAATCACACTCtattttagttatttgattaatcagtatcttgttataacacaTACTACTTCATATAAACACGTGTTAGTCGTATAATTAACCAACTGGACAAAGtattttttaactaaattaCATAGTAAACAATTATTTGAAACTATAGGTTCtattttttgtggttttgtcaACTGTAAGTGTTAGCACAGGTACAGAGATACTCGAACTTGATTCCAAAAATTTTTTACAGCAGGTGATCATAAGACGCTCTGATCATCTGACCACACTTCACTCCAAGGACcgacatattatataaataataattaatcgCCAAAAGAGATTTTCTTTGGTAAAGTCCAAAAGAGAATATATAAAGCACGTTCCAAATACACATCGACTCAATACTTAGTGACTACTCCAAAAATGCCAGTCACCACCAGCTCCCAAAGCTTCACCAGCTTCGCTAATGGCTGGCTTATCCGTCACaggcatttcgtcgaacagCTTGCGTGCGCTTCTTCCTCCGACGAAACTAACCGCATCACTCTCCAAGACCAACAATTTCTCGTGACCCAGTTCCTCTCTCACTGTCTCCAATACTACCAAGCCAAATCCTCCGCCGTCTCCGTCGCCGGAGACAACGTTTTCACTTTCTTCTCCCCGCCGTGGTTCACCTCATACGCAAGACTCATCCTCTGGGTCGGAGACTTCAAGCCTTCGCTGGTGTTCAAACTCACTGACTCCTCCGTCGACGACCTCACTCGCCGCCAGAAAGATCGGATCTTGAGCCTCCGGGCGGAGACGAGGAGGAAAGAGAGAGACGTGATGAGAGACTTCGCGCTGGTGCAGCAGAGCGTGGCGGATCCGCCGGTGATGGCGGCGGCGAGAGGAGTGGGGGCGAGGGGGATGGTGGACGGAGAAGAGTCTGATTTGGAAGAGGCGATGGAGGTGCTTATGTAAACTCGAGAAGATATTGTAAACTGTAAACTTGTGTGTTGTATTGACACATAACGTGAGTATATATACAAAGGCATGAGCCGACTTCAAGACGTAACCCTAGAGAAAATAGGAAACATTACATAAGAGTAAGACGGTTTAGTAAGATAAACCTTATCTAAGATACACTTTcctaatactccccctcaagttggagaGTGAAGGTCTTGAACACCCAACTTGGACGATAATGCTTCAAACTGAGGACGTCCCAAAGCTTTGGTTAAGAGGTCTGCAATTTGATCCTTCGACTTGACATGAATGGTTGAGATGAGACCTGCTTTAACCGCATCGCGTACACTGTGACAATCGCGTTCAAGATGCTTCGTACGTTCGTGAAAAACCGGGTTAGCAGCGATATGAATGGCTGCTTTACTATCACAATAAAAACGAACAGGTTGAACAACCTTGACTCCAAGCTCCTCCACCAAAGGAACAATCCATTTTACTTCTTTAACAGCTGCGGCCATGGCCCTGTATTCAGCCTCGGCAGATGACATAGACACTGTGTCCTGC
The nucleotide sequence above comes from Brassica napus cultivar Da-Ae chromosome A9, Da-Ae, whole genome shotgun sequence. Encoded proteins:
- the LOC111200430 gene encoding protein RESPONSE TO ABA AND SALT 1-like, which codes for MPVTTSSQSFTSFANGWLIRHRHFVEQLACASSSDETNRITLQDQQFLVTQFLSHCLQYYQAKSSAVSVAGDNVFTFFSPPWFTSYARLILWVGDFKPSLVFKLTDSSVDDLTRRQKDRILSLRAETRRKERDVMRDFALVQQSVADPPVMAAARGVGARGMVDGEESDLEEAMELKNGMAAAMNEADELRCATVGRVVEILTPSQAVKVLRTIGELHLRLRELVGLESE